A genomic window from Streptomyces sp. NBC_01429 includes:
- the rpsN gene encoding 30S ribosomal protein S14, with protein MAKKSKIVRNERRKEIVERYAGRRAELKEILRSPGTPEGERIAAERELRRQPRDASATRVRNRDSVDGRPRGHLRKFGLSRVRLREQAHAGFLPGVRKSSW; from the coding sequence ATGGCGAAGAAGAGCAAGATCGTCCGCAATGAGCGGCGCAAGGAGATCGTCGAGCGCTACGCCGGGCGCCGTGCGGAGCTGAAGGAGATCCTGCGGAGCCCCGGCACCCCCGAGGGGGAACGGATCGCGGCGGAGCGCGAGTTGCGACGTCAGCCGCGTGACGCGAGCGCGACCCGGGTAAGGAACCGGGACAGTGTGGACGGCCGGCCGCGCGGTCACCTCAGGAAGTTCGGGCTCTCCCGGGTCCGGCTGCGCGAGCAGGCGCACGCCGGATTCCTCCCGGGAGTGCGGAAATCCTCCTGGTAG
- the rpmB gene encoding 50S ribosomal protein L28 encodes MSAHCQLTGAEPGFGNRISHSHRRTSRRFDPNIQHKRYWLPSEGRQVRLTLSARAIKTIDSIGIEAAVARIRARGVKV; translated from the coding sequence TTGTCCGCCCACTGCCAACTGACCGGGGCCGAGCCCGGCTTCGGCAACCGGATCTCCCACTCGCACCGGCGCACCTCCCGCCGCTTCGACCCGAACATCCAGCACAAGCGCTACTGGCTGCCGAGCGAGGGCAGGCAGGTGCGCCTCACCCTGAGCGCCAGGGCGATCAAGACCATCGACTCGATCGGCATCGAGGCGGCGGTCGCCCGCATCCGCGCGCGAGGAGTGAAGGTCTGA
- the rpmG gene encoding 50S ribosomal protein L33 encodes MARNELRPIVKLRSTAGSGYTYVTRKNRRNDPDRMTLRKYDPVVRRHVDFREER; translated from the coding sequence ATGGCACGCAACGAACTACGCCCGATCGTCAAACTCCGCTCCACCGCCGGCAGCGGCTACACGTACGTCACCCGCAAGAACCGCCGCAACGACCCGGACCGGATGACGCTGCGCAAGTACGACCCGGTCGTCCGCCGTCATGTCGACTTCCGCGAAGAGCGCTGA
- a CDS encoding type B 50S ribosomal protein L31, whose protein sequence is MKPGIHPAYRPVVFRDKAADFAFLTRSTASGEKTVVWEDGATYPVIDVEISSASHPFYTGTARVLDTAGRVERFERRYGRRAPEARP, encoded by the coding sequence ATGAAGCCAGGAATCCACCCCGCGTACCGGCCCGTCGTCTTCCGCGACAAGGCCGCCGACTTCGCCTTCCTCACCCGGTCGACCGCTTCCGGCGAGAAGACGGTCGTCTGGGAGGACGGCGCCACCTACCCCGTCATCGACGTCGAGATCTCCTCGGCGAGCCACCCCTTCTACACGGGCACCGCCCGGGTCCTCGACACCGCCGGCCGCGTGGAGCGCTTCGAGCGCCGTTACGGCCGCCGCGCCCCGGAGGCCCGGCCATGA
- a CDS encoding CobW family GTP-binding protein: MSDTDGRLPVALVCGLHSDAREATVRRLLATVPGSVALHHDLSTAARGTVVRTVRDVTGPLSSGEAPLVNDCACCALREDLVPELNRLADDGTTRLAIVELWDSVEPRAMAEVIAAHGERLAVSSVLTAVDPALLLPYLGNGDDLADVGLAAAATDRRTVADTWARQLEYAPVLAIADSPLADDEDRALLAQLHPTAQQVRIDPASGSGAAGPGELAAAALAGFDVEAAAARQHPACALLPQEADECGVGTYVWHRDRPFHPERLYRALEDLTCAAARSRGRFWLADHHDSLLHWDAAGGALCVESAGPWLASLPDSEWEKVPPLRRAAASLDWHPPHGDRCQHLVFTSPGLDREGIESLLDSCLLTDAEYTAGRAAWKRLPPAFDSLLEV; encoded by the coding sequence ATGAGCGACACCGACGGCAGGCTCCCCGTCGCCCTCGTCTGCGGCCTGCACTCCGACGCCCGCGAGGCCACCGTGCGCCGGCTCCTCGCCACCGTGCCCGGCAGCGTCGCCCTCCACCACGACCTGTCGACGGCCGCGCGCGGAACCGTCGTACGCACCGTCCGCGACGTCACGGGACCGCTCTCCTCCGGCGAGGCGCCGCTCGTCAACGACTGCGCCTGCTGCGCGCTGCGCGAGGACCTCGTACCCGAGCTGAACCGGCTCGCGGACGACGGGACGACCCGGCTCGCGATCGTCGAGCTGTGGGACTCGGTCGAGCCGCGGGCCATGGCCGAGGTCATCGCGGCCCACGGCGAACGGCTGGCCGTCAGCTCGGTGCTGACCGCCGTCGACCCGGCGCTGCTGCTCCCGTACCTCGGCAACGGCGACGACCTCGCCGACGTCGGGCTCGCCGCCGCGGCCACCGACCGGCGCACGGTCGCCGACACCTGGGCCAGACAACTGGAGTACGCGCCCGTCCTCGCCATCGCCGACAGCCCGCTGGCCGACGACGAGGACCGCGCGCTGCTGGCCCAACTGCACCCCACCGCCCAGCAGGTACGGATCGACCCCGCGAGCGGCAGCGGCGCGGCCGGCCCCGGCGAGCTGGCCGCCGCCGCCCTCGCCGGTTTCGACGTCGAGGCCGCCGCCGCCCGCCAGCACCCCGCCTGCGCGCTGCTGCCCCAGGAGGCCGACGAGTGCGGGGTCGGTACCTACGTCTGGCACCGCGACCGGCCCTTCCACCCCGAGCGGCTCTACCGCGCGCTGGAGGACCTGACCTGCGCCGCCGCCCGCAGCCGGGGCCGTTTCTGGCTCGCCGACCACCACGACAGCCTGCTGCACTGGGACGCGGCGGGCGGCGCGCTCTGCGTGGAGAGCGCCGGCCCCTGGCTGGCGTCGCTGCCGGACTCCGAGTGGGAGAAGGTCCCGCCGCTGCGCCGGGCCGCCGCCTCCCTGGACTGGCATCCCCCGCACGGCGACCGCTGCCAGCACCTCGTCTTCACCTCGCCCGGTCTCGACCGGGAGGGCATCGAGAGCCTGCTCGACTCCTGCCTGCTCACCGACGCCGAATACACCGCGGGCCGCGCCGCCTGGAAGCGCCTGCCGCCCGCCTTCGACTCCCTCCTGGAGGTCTGA